The DNA window CGATACCGGTCGCGCGCGCGGAGCGATTGATCGTGTCAGTCTCCAATCACCGGGTGACGGTGACGCCGAATTATTCCGGCGAGGAGCTGGTGCTGTTCGGCTCGGTCGAGAAGGACGCCTCCACGCCGGCCAGCCGCACCGCCTATGATCTCGTGGTGACCGTCAGCGGTCCGCGCGCCGACATGGTGACGCGGCGCAAGGAACGTAAATTCGGCATCTGGATCAATACCGACTATCGGCAATTTCTCGAGGTGCCGACCTATCTCGCGCTGTTTTCAAACCGGCCCTTCGATGCCATCGCCTCGCCTGAAGTGCAGCGCCGGCAGCAGCTCGGCCTCAACAACGTGCTGCTCACGCAGCGGGTCGGGCCCGACTACGCCGACGTGGTGCCGAACGATGCGTTCCGCAGCGCATTCGTGCGGCTGCGCTCCGAACATGGCCTCTATCGCGAGGCGACTTCCGCGGTGACCTTCCTGACGCCGACGCTGTTTCGCACCGGTATTCCGCTTCCGGCGGAAGTACCGATCGGCACCTACGACGTCGAGATCAAGCTGTTTTCGGACGGCGCGCTGGTGACCCATACCGAGACCGCCTTCGAAATCGTCAAGGTTGGTTTCGAGCAGTTCGTCGCGAACAGCGCCCGCCAGAACGGCCTTGTCTACGGGCTGTTTACCGCCTTCATGGCGCTGATGACCGGCTGGATGGCGTCGATCGTCTTCCGCAAGGATTGATGATAGTTCCAGGCGGCCGAGACAGGCATTGCGATTCTCCCAACGCACATCACTGATGTATGTTTTATCCTGCCCATGATCCCGGAGAGTTGGTGTGACCAGCGTCGAAGCCAAACCGGTTCGCCGGGGCCGTCCCCGCTCCAGCGAAACCGAACAGGCGATCCTCGAGAGCGCCTATCGCATCATGGCGTCGGAAGGCCTCGCTGCGGCCAGCATCGATGCTGTCGCGCGCTATTCCGGCGTTTCCAAAATGACGATCTACAAATGGTGGCCGACCAGGGAAGCCCTCCTGATCGACGCATTTCTGCGGCAGGCTTCCTCGATGCTGCCATTGCCGGACCAGGGCGATCCGCTGGCCCGGTTGAAAAAGCATGCGTCGGCCTATGTCGACGCCCTCAACGGTGATTTCGGCAAGGTGCAGCTCGCGGTCATTTCCGAATGCATCGCCGGCACGGGGTCGGCGAAGATCTTCTCCGAACGCTATCTTGCGATTCGACGGAACATCGCCGTCGGGATCATCAAGGCAGGCCAAAAAGACCGAAGCATCCTCGCATCGGACTCCGCCGGCGACCTGTACGACCGGATCTACGGCACGTTGTTTTATCAATACGTCTTTGGATTCCGCAGTTTGACAAAAGATTACGCGGAGAAACTGGTTACTTCGGTGCTGGCGAAAAAATAACACGCTTACGGGGTTGTCGCCGCTGCGCTCTCGCGGGCCCGGCGAAACCACGCCCAGGTCTGTCGCGTGACCTTTCGATATCCCGGCCCCTGATGCACAATTCGGTCGGCGACCATCGCGTTCAGCTTCGGCAATGCGTGGAACGGGACCGATGGATAGGCATGGTGCTCGGCGTGGAATGGCATGTTCCAGGCAAACCATTTTGTCAGCGCGCCGGTATAGGTGGTCCGGGTATTCTCAAAGGCGCTTCGGGTGCGTTCGCAACCGGTGTGCTCCGCAAAGAGATACGGGCGCAGGATCATCTGGCCCAGCACCAGCGGGACCAGCCAGATCCAGAGCAACAAAGTCGTTGGCCAGGCGATCGAGGCGATCAGCAGCCACAGATAGATGAGCGCATAGGCGCGGGCCTCCCGAACCACGAGGCTGCGCTTGTTCTCCGGAATCCACGGCACCACCACGTTGCCTGTGATGGCGTGCCGCAACATCAGCACGGTCCGCTTCGCCAGTTGCTGGATGCCGGTATAGGCAATCGCGAGCCGCGTATCCGAGGTCGGAATCGTGCCGTTCAGGAGCTCGGGATCCCGCGTCGGATCCTGGGTGAAGCGATGATGGTCCCAATGAAACAGCGTGTAATATTCGTAAGGGTACCCAATGATGAGCGCCGACAGATGGCCGAGCCCGACATTGAGAAACCGGCTCCTGAAGACGGTCTTGTGAGCCGCTTCGTGCATCGGCATGAACAGAAACGCGACCAGATATCCCTGGATGGCAATCAAGGGGACCGCGAGCCATCGGCCGTCAGTCGCCATCGTCAGCCAGATCGAGGTTCCGATCACCGCAATCGCGGCATAATGCGTGATGGAACGGACCAGCCCGGGCGCGTTCGAGCGCACCGAGAGCTCCTTGAGCTGGACCGGCGTGAGAGCCCGGCCTTCGATCAAGCGATCGGCATGCGTTTCCATCGTCACGGATGAAGTCCTCCTGTTTTCACGCCAGCCCCGCGAACAGGGCATCGTGAAATAAGTGGACAATTCGTACACTAAATAGGAAAGCGCGCCAAGCTCGAATAACGATCACTTCGCCTGAAACGATAGCACGGCTTTTATTTCCGATGCGCCAGCGCGGTGCCGGGATGTGACGATGCGCCAACGGCGGATCGGGCGGGACGCGTGACCAGATAGATACCCAACGCCACCGGAACGATGCCGATCAAATCCCTGACTTCCACATGCTCGCCAAGCACGATCCAGGCGAACAGCATGCCGAGCGGCGGCATCAGGAAATGATAGGCACTGGCCGCGGTGGCTCCGCACACCTTCAACAGATGAAACCACAACAGATACGCCAGGATCGATCCGCCGAGCACGAGGAAGGCGAAGGCACCCAGCAAGCGCGCATTCGGCACGATGTCGCCGACGCTGGCGAAGGTGAGCGCGAAGGGCAACAGCGCAATCCCGCCGGCGAGATTTTGGATGCCATTGCCGATCCACAGGCTGCCCTTTGGCGCCAGCAGCTTGAACAGGATGGTGCCCATCACGATCGACATCAGCGACGCCAGCGTGAACAGGATGCCGTGCCAATCGTCGGTGCCAACCGACATCCGGTGCCAGACGATGAAGCTGACGCCGATGATGCCGAGCAACAACCCCATGACCTTGCGCGAGGTCAGCGTCTCCCCAAGAAACAGCGCGGCAAGCATCGCCGTGAACACCGGATTGGCGCTGACGATCAGGCCACCGAGGCCGGCGGATACGGTCTTCAGTCCGGTATAGCCGAGCCCGAGATAGAGCGCGTTGTTGGCGACGCCGAGGATCGCAAAGATCGCGGCATCGCGCCAGGTGAGCTGCCATCGCTCGCCGCGAACTGCGGAAATACCGAGGATCAGGACACCCGCAAGCGAAAACCGCGCGGTGAGCAGGATCAGCGGCGGGCAATAGGTGACGCCGATCTTGCCGGCGACGAAGGCAAAGCTCCACAGCAGGCAGAACACGCCGATATAGAACGGCAGCGGATTGAAGGTGGCGCGGGGAACCGCAACGGAGGGGGCGAGCGACATGGGATTTCTCCTTTCCCTTGACGTAGGCCCGCGCGTTGCTATTTGGAAATTAAATGATAAACTAGGCATCAGTGGATTTATAAATAGGTGATCCCATGCTCGATCTCGAACTGCTGCGCAGCTTCGTCTCGGTGGTCGATGCCGGCGGCTTTACCCGCGCCGGCGAGCGCGTTCACCGCACCCAGTCGACCGTCAGTCAGCAGATCAAGCGTCTGGAAGATGATGTCGGCCAGCCGCTGCTGAATCGCACCGGCAAGGACGTGACGCCGACGGAGGCCGGCGAGCGGCTATTGTCCTATGCGCGGCGGCTGTTGTCGCTGGCCGAGGAGGCCCGCGACGTGCTGGCGCGGCCCGGCAATGAAGGCGCCGTGCGGCTCGGCATCCCCGAGGATTTTGCCGCCTACCGGCTGACCAAACTGCTCGCGGCGTTTTCGCGTTCGCATCCCGGCCTGCGGCTCGACGTGCGCGCCGATCAGAGCGTGTATCTGCGGCGCGATCTCGAGCGCGGCGAACTCAATCTGGCGTTGCTCAAGCGCCCCGCCGGGGAAAAGGACGGCATCGCGGTGTGGCCCGAACGCGTGCACTGGGTCACCAGCAAGGCGCATCCGATCGATGCCAAGGTTGCTTCCGTGCCTTTGATCGGCTTTCCCGCCGGCTGCCTGTACCGGACGCGTGCGATTCATGCGATCGAAAGCGCCGGGCGCACCTGGCACATGGCCTATACCAGTTCGAGCCTGTCCGGCATCCAGGCCGCGGTCGCCGCGGGACTGGGCCTGAGCATCCTTTCCGAGATGGCTATTCAGGCTGACCATCGCGTGCTGACGGCAAAGGACGGTTTCGCACCGATCGACAAGACCGAAGTGGCGCTGGTCGCCGCACCGGAAGCGAGCCCCGCGACGCTGCGGCTCGCCGATTGTCTGGCCGAATTCTGCAACGATGTGCAGGCCAAGGCGGCGTAGCTTGCAACAGAAACGATAGGCTCCCTCTCCCACCGGGAGAGGGTTGGGCTGAGGGGTTACGGTCTATCGATCGAGCAGAACCCCTCACCCGGATCGCTCACGCGATCCGACCTCTCCCTCTGGGAGAGGTGAAACTCCGCTCAATAACAGCCCGTAGGGTGGGCAAAGGCGCACTTGCGCCGTGCCCACCATCTATCGACAACGGCATCCTGAACGGTGGGCACGCTAACGCTTTGCCCACCCTACGACGCTGTTCAAGCGGAGAGCCGGCTCGCTATTGAAAGCTCAATAGCAGCGCGCCGCAGCGATGGTGTGCAGCCTGACGTCGCCGAGCACGTGGGCCATAAAACCCGGCGTTCCAAATATCTTTGCAAAGGCCGCGTCGCGAATGCTCAGGCCCCCGGCATAGGCGCCGAATGCCGGCATCACCGCGCGCTCACCGTCGCAGGCAAAACAGCGCCGCTCCATCGAGCGTCCGCGGGTAGAGACCCGCGCCTTCGGATGCAGATGACCGGCGATTTCGCCGCTGGCGCCGGTCGGCTCATGGCGAAATGCGATTCCGCCGATCGCCACTTCGCTCGCGACCACGCCGCCGAGATCGGACGGCAGCGCGGGATCGTGATTGCCCGAAATCCAGATCCAGTCGCGCCGCAGCTGGAGCGCCGCGATGGCCTCGCGATCCGGCGCGGACAGCCGCTCATGGGCGCTGCGGTCATGAAAGCTGTCGCCGAGCGCGATCACCATGCGTGGATCGTGCCGCGCAACCACCGCCGAAAGGCGACTGAGCGTGGCCACCGTATCATAAGGCGGCAGCAACACGCCGCGGGCGGCGAAGCTGGAGCCTTTTTCCAGATGCAGGTCGGAGACCACGAGCAGGCGCTGCTCTTCCCAGAACAGCGCGCCGGAGAGATCGGCGATCAGCGTTACGCCGGCAACATCAACGGTGGAAATGCGCGCGGCGGAGAGCTTTTCTTGCTGAATTTGCGCGCGTGCTGTCACAGTCTATCCTGTCGCCTCCTTGACGAGTTCATCGGCGGCTTCCGCCAGCAACTCGTCGGATGCTTCGCCATAAACCGACTCGCGGCCGATTTCCAGCATCACCGGCACCGCGAGCGGCGAAACATGTTCGAGTTCCCGATGGGTGATTCTCCCTTGAATGCGGGCCAGCATATCACCAAGCCGTCGAAGATCGAGCAGCCCGGTCGCGGCATCGGCCCGCGCCGCGCGCAGCAGCACGTGATCGGCCTGATGCTTGCGCAGCACGTCATAGATCAGGTCGGTCGAGAACAGCACCTGACGGCGGCTTTTTTCCTCGCCGGTAAAGCGCCGCGCGATCAGGCCGGAAATCACCGCGCAGGTGCGAAAGGTGCGCTTCATCAGCGCGGATTCCGCGAGCCAGGCTTCGAGATCATCGCCCAGCATGTCCGGATCGAACAGCGCATTGAGGTCGAGCTTGCCCTGGCGGATCATGAACGACATGTCGCCCAGCCCCCACACCGCCAGCGCATATTCATTGGCGACGAAACCGAGCGGCCGCACCCGCGCCCGTTCCATCCGCCGCGTCAGCAGCATGCCCAGCGTCTGATGCGCCAACCGCCCCTCGAAGGGATAGCAGACGAGGTAATGCTTGTTGCCGCGCGGAAAGGTCTCCACCAGCAGCTCGCGGACGCCGGGCACGCGCGAAAAATCCTTTTGCAGCGACAGCCAGTCGCGCACCTGATCCGGCAAGCCGCCCCAGGCGCGCTTGTCGTCCAGCAATTTACGGACGCGTTCGGCCAGATAGGTCGAGAGCGGAAACTTGCCGCCCATATAGGACGGCACTTTGGCATCCTTGTCGTTGGCGCGCGACACGTAGACCTGATCCTCGGCCAGCGCTTCGTAACGCACCACCTCCCCGCCAAAGACAAACGTGTCGCCGATCACCAGACCTTCGATGAAGGCCTCCTCGATCTCGCCGAGCATCCGCCCGCCGCGGCCCAGCGCGCCGGTTGATCCCGAGCCCCCGCCGCGCGAGCGCACCAGTCGCACCTTCAACATGGTGTCTTCGACGATGGTGCCGACATTGAGCCGGTAGCTTTGCCGCACCCGCGGATTGGCGACGCGCCAGCGCGAGTCTGGATTATTTGCCTTGTCCTGCTTGATGCGGGCGAAGCGTTCATAGGTCTTCAGCGCGTAGCCGCCGGTCGCGACGAAATCGACCACGTCGTCGAAATCGCTTCGCGTCAGGCCCGAATAGGGCGCGGCCGTCAGCACCTCGCTGTAGAGTTCGTCTGACAGAAACGGCTCGCCGCAGGCGCAACCGAGCACGTGCTGCGCCAGCACATCCAGCGCGCCGATTCGCAACGGCGGAGTGTCCTGCGCATTTTCGGCGATCGCATCGATCGCGACCCGGCACTCCAGCACCTCGAAGCGATTGGCCGGCACCAATACCGCGCGCGAGGCTTCGTCGATCCGGTGATTGGCGCGGCCGATCCGCTGCATCAGCCGCGACGAACCTTTCGGCGCGCCGATATTGATGACGAGATCGACATCGCCCCAGTCGACACCGAGATCGAGCGACGAGGTGCAGACCACGCCGCGAAGTTTTCCTGCCGCCATCGCATCCTCGACCTTGCGGCGCTGCGCGACATCGAGCGAACCGTGATGCAACGCGATGGCGAGGCCATCATCGTTCATGCGCCACAGGTCCTGAAACAGCATTTCGGCCTGGCTGCGGGTATTGACGAACACCAGCGTGGTCTTGTTGCGCTTGATCAGATTATAGATTTCGCCGAGCGCATGACGCGCGGTGTGGCCGGCCCATGGCAGCCGCTCGCGGGTGTCGAGCATCTCGACAACGGGCGCCGCCGCACCGCCGGCGACGACGATGTCGGCCGCTTCGCTGTGGCCGTCGCGTTGCGGCACCAGGAACCGCGCCAGCGATTCCGGCTCGGCGACGGTCGCCGACAGGCCGATCGCTGTCATTTCCGGCGCCAGCCGCCATAGCCGTGCGAGGCCAAGCGACAGCAGATCGCCGCGCTTCGAGGTCACCAGCGCATGCAATTCGTCGAGCACGATGCGCTTGAGCGAGGAAAACAGAAACGGCGCGTCGTCGGACGACAGCAACAGCGCCAGTTGCTCGGGCGTGGTGAGCAGGATGTCCGGCGGATAGCGCCGCTGGCGCTGCCGCCGCGACACCGGGGTGTCGCCGGTGCGGGTCTCGACCTTGATCGACAGCCCCATCTCGGCGATTGGCGCCTCCAGGTTGCGCGCGATGTCGACCGCGAGTGCCTTCAGCGGCGAAATATAGAGGGTGTGGAGGCCACGGCTGCGCTGCACGCCGCGGCCGGTGGAGATGACGCTGCCTGCGCCACGTCCCTGGACGGGAGCCGAGAGCTCGACCAATGACGATAAAAAACCCGCCAGCGTCTTGCCGGCGCCGGTGGGCGCGATCAGCAGCGCGGAACGGTCGTCGCGCGCTTTTGCGAGCAGCGCCAGCTGATGATCGCGCGGCGACCAGCCGCGCGCGGCGAACCATTGGCGAAAACGGTCCGGCAGCAGCGCGGCCGTCCCGGCCGAAGGTGCGGTCAAAGTAAGGGCTGGCACGCTCCAAGAGGTAAGTCCTGAAGGCCGTTTCGTCGAGGGAGGCGGCAGATCAATCGACCCGCCTGTGGCTGAAGATCAGCCCCTGGTGGCGACGACGACGAGGCCGGGCGCCGGCACATTGTCCTCATTGCGAGCGGACAAATCCTCGCACTGCGACAGTCTGAGACCGGCAGCCTCGATCGAGGCCCGGACGTAAGACGCACTGTGCGCATAGCGCAATCCGCCGCCGATGATGACATCCTCGCCGCCATGCGTCTCGACCGTGAATGCCAATAAGCCACCGGCAACAAGCACGCGCCCGGCTTCAGCCAGCACCGGCATGAGATCGGCGACATAGACCATGGCATCGGCGGCCAAAATCAAATCGGCACTGCCATCGGGCTTGCTGCGCAAACCCTGAACCATGTCGGCAACCTCCAACTCGGCGTAAAGGCCGGTGGCGCGCGCCCGCTCGATCATGCGCGGCGACAAATCGATGCCGATGAAATGATCGACCTCTTTGGCGAACGCGGTGGCCGCGAGACCCGTGCCGCAACCGAGGTCGATCGCGCGCTTGAAGAAGGCGGGCTTGCGGACGGCCGAGCGAACCGACAGCACCGCCTTGAACAACAACGCCGGGCCGCGGTAGCCGAGGTCGTCGACCAGCGCCGCCTCGAACCGTGGCGCATATTGATCGAACAACGCCTGCACATAGGCCTGCGGCATGTCGGACAATTGCTCAGCGCCGAGCCGCATCAAACGCAGGCTTGCGCCATGACGGTCCTCGGGATCGGCGACATGCGCCCGACGAAACGCGGCGATCGCCTCATCGCGCTGGCCGAGCTGTTCGCGGATTTCGCCGAGCGTGAACCAGGCCGATGCGAAATTCGGCGCCAGCTCGGCTGCCTGCGCGAATAGATCGGCGGCGGCAACCAGATCGCCTTTCAATTGCAGATCGCGGGCAAATTCGAAGCGGCGGTCGGCGACGAGATCGCCGGAAGACAGGAACAGTCGCGCGGGCATTGGCTTTATGTTCGACTCGGAGTTCACCCCTCCCCGCCGGGGAGAGGTCGGTGGGACGCGAAGCGCCGCACCGGGTGAGGGCTGGGATCTCTCGATGAAGCAAGACCCCCTCACCCGCCACACCTTCGCTACGCTTCGGCGCGGCGACCTCTCCCCGGTGGGGGCAGGTATAAATCGCCGCGACACCGCCTATATAGCCAATATGCGCCCGCAAGACATCCTGATGCCGGTTGCTGCCGGGCTGTGCTGCAAGCCTGGCGGCTTTCACATCGATCCGGTGCGGCCGGTCGAACGTGCCGTCATTACGCACGGCCATTCCGACCACGCCCGATCGGGTCACGGCGCGGTACTGGCGACGCAGGAAACCCTCGACATGATGCGGCTGCGCTATGGCGACAATTTCGCCAGCAGCACGCAAGCCATCGCCTATGGCGAGGAGATCCGGCTCGGCGACGTCACCGTCAAATTCCATCCCGCCGGTCACGTGCTGGGCTCGGCGCAGATCGCGGTCTCCTGCAAGGACACCTGCGTTGTCGCGTCCGGCGATTACAAGGATGCGCCCGATCCGACCTGTACGCCGTTCGAAGTGGTGCCCTGCGACGTCTTCATCACCGAGGCAACCTTCGGCCTGCCGGTGTTTCGCCACGGCGACGCGGCTGACGAAGTAAAGAAGCTGCTGGCGTCGGTGGCGCTGTTTCCCGAGCGCGCGCATCTGGTCGGCGCCTATTCGCTCGGCAAAGCCCAGCGCGTGATCGCGCTGCTTCGCACGGCGGGTTACGACGCGCCGATCTACCTGCACGGCGCGATGGAGAAGATCACGCGCTATTACGAGAGCCACGGCGTGGCGCTCGGCGATCTGCGCCCGGTCAAGGGCATGAAGAAGGCCGATCTTGCCGGCACCATCACGCTGGCGCCGCCCTCGGCCACCTCGGACATCTGGACGCGGCGGTTTCCCGATCCGGTCACGGCCTTTGCCTCGGGCTGGATGCGGGTGCGCGCCCGCGCCCGGCAGCGTGGCGTCGAACTGCCGCTGGTGATTTCCGATCATGCCGACTGGGACGGATTGACCGCAACGATCGACGCCACCGGCGCCGGTGAAGTCTGGGTGACCCATGGCCAGGAAGATGCGCTGGTGCATTGGTGCAAGACCCGCGGCCTCGCCGCGCGTCCGCTCGATCTCGTCGGCTATGGCGACGAGGAGGAAAGCGAAACGCTGCCCGCCGGTGAGGACGCCGAGGCATGAACCGCTTCGCCGAACTGCTCGATCGCCTCGCCTACGAGCCCGGCCGCAACAACAAGCTGCGGCTGATTACAAATTATTTCCGCGAGGTCGAAGATCCCGATCGCGGCTACGCGCTGGCAGCGCTCACCGGCGCGCTGTCGTTCAAGCACGCCAAGCCCGGACTGATCCGCGACCTGATCGCGGCACGTACCGATCCCGTATTGTTCGCGCTCTCCTATGATTATGTCGGCGATCTCTCGGAGACGGTTGCGCTGATGTGGCCGAAGCCGGAGGTCAATCACGACAAGCCTTTTCCGGGCTACCCCCCTCCCCAACCCTCCCCCGCAAGGGGGGAGGGAGCTGGACCGAGTCCTGAGCAATCAGTTCGTAAAAAATCAACAGCCGACGCGGCAACGATTCGCTCCGTTCCCTCCCCCCTTGCGGGGGAGGGTCAGGGAGGGGGATACCATGCGGGCAGTGCCAACAACGGCCTGCACCCGCAAAACCTCCACAACAATCCCCCGCCCCCAACGCTCACCGACGTCGTCACCACGCTTCGCACCCTCGGCAAGACCGAGCTGCCCAAACAGCTCGCGCGCTGGCTCGACGAGCTCGACGAGACCGGCCGCTGGGCGCTGTTGAAACTCGTCACCGGAGCGATGCGGATCGGCATCTCGGCGCGGCTGGCGAAAACCGCGGCCGCAGCCCTCGGCGACAAGGATCCGCACGACATCGAGCTGATGTGGCCCGGGCTCGCGCCACCCTATCTCGATCTGTTTGCATGGCTGGAGGGTCGCGCGGAAAAGCCGATCAATCGCGATCCGGCACCGTTCCGTCCGGTGATGCTGGCGCATGCGATAGAGGACACGGATTTCGCCAATCTCGACGCTTCCGACTATGTCGCGGAATGGAAATGGGACGGCATTCGCGTGCAGGCGGTCAGCGGCCGCGACGAGCGCGGCCACATGCTGGCACGGCTTTATTCGCGCAGCGGCGAAGACATCACCAAAAGCTTTCCCGATCTGTTACCGTCGCTGCATCTATCAGGTGCAGTCGATGGCGAATTATTGGTGCTGCGCGACGGCCGGGTGCAGACCTTCAACGTCTTGCAGCAGCGCCTGAACCGCAAAGTGGTATCGCCGAAACTGATCAAGGATTATCCGATCCATCTGCGCGCCTACGATTTGCTCAGCGACGGCGATACCGATCTGCGCGAACTGCCCTTTGCCGAGCGCCGCGCGCGGCTTGAGGCCTTCGTCACGAAGCTCGACGACGCGAAGGTCGATCTCTCGCCCACGATTCCCTTCGATAGCTGGGACGCGCTGAAATCCGCGCGCGCCGATCCCGCCAGCGCGGGCGCGGACGAAGATGCCGAGGCGGTTGAGGGCGTGATGCTGAAGCGCCGCGACGCGCCCTATCTGCCGGGCCGCCCGAAAGGCCAATGGTGGAAGTGGAAACGCGACCCGCACATCATCGATGCCGTGCTGATGTACGCCCAGCGCGGCCACGGCAAGCGCTCGTCCTATTATTCCGACTATACGTTCGGGGTTTGGACATCGGGCGAGGATGGCGAACAGCTGGTGCCGGTCGGCAAGGCCTATTTCGGCTTTACGGACGAGGAGCTGCTGCAGATCGACCGCTTCGTCCGCCGCAACACCACCGAGAAATTCGGCCCCGTCCGGCATGTGGTGCACGAGCCGGATCAGGGACTGGTCCTGGAAGTTGCGTTTGAGGGACTGGCGCGCTCGCCACGGCACAAATCCGGGGTGGCGATGCGGTTTCCGCGCATCAGCCGGCTGCGCTGGGACAAGCCGCCACGCGAGGCCGACCGGCTGGAGACGCTGGAGCGGATGCTGAAAGCGGATCTGGCGATTGCGGCCGCGGCGACAGTCAGCGGGCATTGACGGCGACAAACAGGTTCCCCATCTGCCTTCTGCCACAAGCTTTGATTTGACGCGTTTTCTTCACGCGAACCGGTATCCACTTCGCTGGAAAACGCTATAGGATGGCGGTTGAATCCGCGCAGGAGATCATCGATGCCCAATGACACCAGGGAATTGCCGGCGGCCAATGACGGGATCTACCGCTTTTTCGGCGGTTCGCCGCTCGCCGTGGCATTTCGGCTGATCCTGATGTCGATCCTGGTCGGCGTGGTGCTTGCCGCGATCGGTTTCGACCCCTGGAATATCGTCAACAGCATCCGCCTGCTGTTTCGGCGGATATGGGATCTGGGCTTTGATGCGATCAACGGGCTATGGCGCTACTTCCTGCTCGGCGCCGTAATCGTGATTCCGCTCTGGCTGCTCTCGCGGCTGTTCGGCGCGCCGCGCGCCCGATAATTTGTGAGGCAGTAGCAGCCGATGCAATTGCGATTTATCGGCTGCGGCGACGCGTTCGGTTCCGGCGGCCGCAACAATACCTGCTTTCACGTCACCGGCGATCGCGTCAATTTCCTGATCGATTGCGGCGCATCCTCGCTGCCCGCGCTGAAACGGCACGATATCTCGCGCGATGAGATCGATCTGGTTTTGATCACGCATTTTCATGGTGATC is part of the Bradyrhizobium canariense genome and encodes:
- a CDS encoding class I SAM-dependent DNA methyltransferase, which translates into the protein MPARLFLSSGDLVADRRFEFARDLQLKGDLVAAADLFAQAAELAPNFASAWFTLGEIREQLGQRDEAIAAFRRAHVADPEDRHGASLRLMRLGAEQLSDMPQAYVQALFDQYAPRFEAALVDDLGYRGPALLFKAVLSVRSAVRKPAFFKRAIDLGCGTGLAATAFAKEVDHFIGIDLSPRMIERARATGLYAELEVADMVQGLRSKPDGSADLILAADAMVYVADLMPVLAEAGRVLVAGGLLAFTVETHGGEDVIIGGGLRYAHSASYVRASIEAAGLRLSQCEDLSARNEDNVPAPGLVVVATRG
- a CDS encoding ligase-associated DNA damage response DEXH box helicase — its product is MTAPSAGTAALLPDRFRQWFAARGWSPRDHQLALLAKARDDRSALLIAPTGAGKTLAGFLSSLVELSAPVQGRGAGSVISTGRGVQRSRGLHTLYISPLKALAVDIARNLEAPIAEMGLSIKVETRTGDTPVSRRQRQRRYPPDILLTTPEQLALLLSSDDAPFLFSSLKRIVLDELHALVTSKRGDLLSLGLARLWRLAPEMTAIGLSATVAEPESLARFLVPQRDGHSEAADIVVAGGAAAPVVEMLDTRERLPWAGHTARHALGEIYNLIKRNKTTLVFVNTRSQAEMLFQDLWRMNDDGLAIALHHGSLDVAQRRKVEDAMAAGKLRGVVCTSSLDLGVDWGDVDLVINIGAPKGSSRLMQRIGRANHRIDEASRAVLVPANRFEVLECRVAIDAIAENAQDTPPLRIGALDVLAQHVLGCACGEPFLSDELYSEVLTAAPYSGLTRSDFDDVVDFVATGGYALKTYERFARIKQDKANNPDSRWRVANPRVRQSYRLNVGTIVEDTMLKVRLVRSRGGGSGSTGALGRGGRMLGEIEEAFIEGLVIGDTFVFGGEVVRYEALAEDQVYVSRANDKDAKVPSYMGGKFPLSTYLAERVRKLLDDKRAWGGLPDQVRDWLSLQKDFSRVPGVRELLVETFPRGNKHYLVCYPFEGRLAHQTLGMLLTRRMERARVRPLGFVANEYALAVWGLGDMSFMIRQGKLDLNALFDPDMLGDDLEAWLAESALMKRTFRTCAVISGLIARRFTGEEKSRRQVLFSTDLIYDVLRKHQADHVLLRAARADAATGLLDLRRLGDMLARIQGRITHRELEHVSPLAVPVMLEIGRESVYGEASDELLAEAADELVKEATG
- a CDS encoding fatty acid desaturase yields the protein METHADRLIEGRALTPVQLKELSVRSNAPGLVRSITHYAAIAVIGTSIWLTMATDGRWLAVPLIAIQGYLVAFLFMPMHEAAHKTVFRSRFLNVGLGHLSALIIGYPYEYYTLFHWDHHRFTQDPTRDPELLNGTIPTSDTRLAIAYTGIQQLAKRTVLMLRHAITGNVVVPWIPENKRSLVVREARAYALIYLWLLIASIAWPTTLLLWIWLVPLVLGQMILRPYLFAEHTGCERTRSAFENTRTTYTGALTKWFAWNMPFHAEHHAYPSVPFHALPKLNAMVADRIVHQGPGYRKVTRQTWAWFRRARESAAATTP
- a CDS encoding TIGR02186 family protein, with the protein product MIARRSLAAFGAVLVLSAAGAIPVARAERLIVSVSNHRVTVTPNYSGEELVLFGSVEKDASTPASRTAYDLVVTVSGPRADMVTRRKERKFGIWINTDYRQFLEVPTYLALFSNRPFDAIASPEVQRRQQLGLNNVLLTQRVGPDYADVVPNDAFRSAFVRLRSEHGLYREATSAVTFLTPTLFRTGIPLPAEVPIGTYDVEIKLFSDGALVTHTETAFEIVKVGFEQFVANSARQNGLVYGLFTAFMALMTGWMASIVFRKD
- a CDS encoding LysR family transcriptional regulator → MLDLELLRSFVSVVDAGGFTRAGERVHRTQSTVSQQIKRLEDDVGQPLLNRTGKDVTPTEAGERLLSYARRLLSLAEEARDVLARPGNEGAVRLGIPEDFAAYRLTKLLAAFSRSHPGLRLDVRADQSVYLRRDLERGELNLALLKRPAGEKDGIAVWPERVHWVTSKAHPIDAKVASVPLIGFPAGCLYRTRAIHAIESAGRTWHMAYTSSSLSGIQAAVAAGLGLSILSEMAIQADHRVLTAKDGFAPIDKTEVALVAAPEASPATLRLADCLAEFCNDVQAKAA
- the pdeM gene encoding ligase-associated DNA damage response endonuclease PdeM — protein: MQQEKLSAARISTVDVAGVTLIADLSGALFWEEQRLLVVSDLHLEKGSSFAARGVLLPPYDTVATLSRLSAVVARHDPRMVIALGDSFHDRSAHERLSAPDREAIAALQLRRDWIWISGNHDPALPSDLGGVVASEVAIGGIAFRHEPTGASGEIAGHLHPKARVSTRGRSMERRCFACDGERAVMPAFGAYAGGLSIRDAAFAKIFGTPGFMAHVLGDVRLHTIAAARCY
- a CDS encoding TetR/AcrR family transcriptional regulator, whose product is MTSVEAKPVRRGRPRSSETEQAILESAYRIMASEGLAAASIDAVARYSGVSKMTIYKWWPTREALLIDAFLRQASSMLPLPDQGDPLARLKKHASAYVDALNGDFGKVQLAVISECIAGTGSAKIFSERYLAIRRNIAVGIIKAGQKDRSILASDSAGDLYDRIYGTLFYQYVFGFRSLTKDYAEKLVTSVLAKK
- a CDS encoding DMT family transporter → MSLAPSVAVPRATFNPLPFYIGVFCLLWSFAFVAGKIGVTYCPPLILLTARFSLAGVLILGISAVRGERWQLTWRDAAIFAILGVANNALYLGLGYTGLKTVSAGLGGLIVSANPVFTAMLAALFLGETLTSRKVMGLLLGIIGVSFIVWHRMSVGTDDWHGILFTLASLMSIVMGTILFKLLAPKGSLWIGNGIQNLAGGIALLPFALTFASVGDIVPNARLLGAFAFLVLGGSILAYLLWFHLLKVCGATAASAYHFLMPPLGMLFAWIVLGEHVEVRDLIGIVPVALGIYLVTRPARSAVGASSHPGTALAHRK